A window from Populus trichocarpa isolate Nisqually-1 chromosome 3, P.trichocarpa_v4.1, whole genome shotgun sequence encodes these proteins:
- the LOC127905091 gene encoding uncharacterized protein LOC127905091: MKSHDCHVFMQTLIPLAFRDLLPKGIWDALTEISHFFRDICSSKLNVDHIERLQTNIVETLCKLEMIFPPSFFDSMEHLPIHLPFEAKAGGPVQYRWMYPFERYLFNLKKKVKNKAHVEASICEAYIVEEISTFISYYFEPHMRTRINRVPRHDDGGEVPSSGNLSIFSNTGRPTPKNAVRGRYLSEIEFKQAHNYVLFNCDE; encoded by the exons atgaagagtcatgactgccacgtgtttatgcaaacactcatcccattagcttttcgtgatttgttgccaaagggaatatgggatgcactcacggagatcagtcatttctttagagatatatgctccagcaagttgaatgttgatcacattgagaggcttcaaacgaatatcgtcgagacactatgcaaacttgagatgatattccctccatcattttttgactcaatggagcatctccctatacatctaccgttcgaggcaaaagctggaggaccggtccaatatagatggatgtacccattcgaacg gtacttgtttaatctcaagaaaaaggttaagaacaaggcgcatgttgaggcttcgatatgtgaggcctatattgttgaggagatctcaacatttatctcatactatttcgaacctcatatgagaacgagaatcaatcgcgttccacggcatgatgatggcggtgaagtgccttccagtgggaacttgtcaatattctccaatactggacgacccacacctaaaaatgccgtaagaggaagatatttgtcggaaatagagttcaaacaagcacacaactatgttctatttaactgtgatga ATAA